TTCACAACTTTTATCACTGAGGTGTTCCCAGCCACCTCCTTTAGGGGAGGCTGATGCCTGGGCCGCTTGGGTAGAACACCTTTCTCTAATGGCTGCAGTCTCCGAAGTTTCTTAGGAGAGATGTCAGGTTATTTAGTCATATTAAATCATCTGATAAACTAGATGCTTTTGCCGGTCTTTTCACCTTGACTATTaggagctgcagcatccttcaTGCAGAGTGAAAACTTCTCCAGCTTGCCTGTTGCAGTGCCTGGGCTGTTAtttgaggaggaaagggaagaggtcAGTCCCTGAGACATTGGAGATCCTTTCTAGCTAGTCTGGGGAGTGTCCAAAGTTTTATTCTTCAGCCTCGCCGTAGGCCTTAGGCCTGTCTTGAGTGTCTGGCCTCAatttttccctgcagctggtAGGGGGATTTAATACTAACTAATAAAATAGCTGAGGTGAGGCTGAGACTTGACCCACTGAAAGAAGTTGGATTGGTGACTCCATCTTCAGCGAAAGCCATACCACAGTGACCTTCTGATCTCCAGGATAGCCCTTTAGGGCTTCCTACAGGTTGACACGGGCTCTGCCAGATGGACCAAGGAGGTCTTTCTCACCTAATACACTGTGCCTCTCCCTCCTGACACCAGATCTCACAGTGCTCTATCACCTGGGCTGAGCACAGAGATAGATGATACGGTGTCAGACTCCTCACATACATCCAACTGCAAAGTTGCTGTAGATGCACACAACAACTGCGGTGTGCTTGTAGCATCATATTCATTGCAGGAGGTCAttagcagagaaagaaaactaaaagagaaaatctctgttattaaattattctacCATTGTCAGAGTGGCCACTTCCTAGCagtactgaaaaaagaaatcttgttaTCTATACATTAATCAACTACATTTTTATAATGAGCCATGGAGGCTTTATAgtggaaaagcaaaagtaacCATCAGAGTGAAAATTTGAGTCTTTGGTCCTGctaaattaatttgtaaatatttctagGGATTTCTGAAACAATTACTTGACAAAATGATGTTTTGCAGAagggtattttaaaatgtgaatgaatAAATTCCTGTAGTTTATGTTATTGTACCTGTTACGGTTATTACAACTGCGATgtttgcagaaaacagattaaTAAGTTTCCTGTAAACACAAAAATTTTCCTGGTTTCTATTACTAACATCTGACAAGCTTCAAGTAAAGATCtcttaatataatttaaagaaggggaaaaaaaccccaaaaccaaaaacctttggagggaggaaaacagaagtaaaacttGGCAGGTTGGAGGACAGGCCGTTTTCAGGCTGTAATCTGTGTGTACCAATGGGGGCCTCTCACTTCCTGGCTAATGAAGGCTGTGGTTTTATTAGCTTTGTTTGCGATTAAGGGCAGCTATCACCATCTCGCAGGACGAGTTCCCACACAAAATAACTGGTCTCCCAAGCTCCTCAAACCTCTCTCTCACTTTATCTTGAAAGGTCCTAAATGCCTCCAAAGATAGCTTTCcttaatgtgttttatttttatgtgacaTGGCCACATCAGCTTTTGgagctgaaaatatttctgctctccaggctacaataattaattaaaaaaagacttatttGGTGAGGTCACCCGCCGTAGATCTCGCTGAAATTCTTGCCTCGCAGGAGGAGATGTGCAATGTGTGTTCCGTGTCAGCCCACGAAGAATCCAGGAACATGACTTTCtgcatggaaaacaaattaGGGCATGGAGGGGGGAAGCAAGCTTCCCCCCCTGAAATTGGGAGAGAAACCTAATGGTTATCAGATGCGTCTTTTTAGTAACACTGGGTGAGCTTCCAGCCATGTCTGAATTGTCAGTAACATCGCTGGTGACAAACCAGATACACATGGTCATCTTTTGCTATTTATGTTAATCTGCAGCGTTGCAGCACTGGTTGTATTGTTTCAGTTAAGGATCTGTCAGCTTTTCCACTAAATCCCCTTGTTTTTAGGGGTTTATAATGTAGACATAAACATTTGCTTTAGCTCCCGGATTGCATGTACAGACATAGAAACTAAATAATCCAGAGAATTAGGAAGCCAAGGCCAGTAATATTGCAGCAGTCCTCCACAGCCTGTTGGATAAGCCTCCAGATAGACTTGGGGGCCGGGAAGGAAGAACCTCATTTGGGTTTGAATTTGGGACTGAAGCTCCTAATATTAACTCAGGCCTTGCTCAGTGGCTAGAATCCTCACCCTATAAATGCCGTTGCAAGCTCTAACacgccccccgccccgagcctGCCTGGAGGAGAATGATGCATGGAGCCATCCCTTGGAGCCCTTGTCCCAccctttccccttcctgctCCCATATCTCCTCTCTGGAGAAAAACTCTCTTTCCCTGCTTCACAGGTGGCATTTACTGGGTCATGTCCTGAATCTGgcaaaaaataaacttgcttTCCTTGGTTCTGTTGCTCAGCCAAGAGAAGGAGCAGGGATGGGGTAGTGCTAAGCCAGCGGGTGGATGGTCTTGCAACAGTTGGAAGACCTAGGCATAGTGAGGGCTGAAAAGTCAGGTTTCCAACTTAAAAACTAATGTCTCAGCTTTGCTCTGATAAAAACGAAAAGCCAAAACCTTGTGCAGGTGGTGTACTTCAGTGACCACCATTTTGTTATGTTTCTCTGCCAGCAACAAAATGGAGGTAAGGTACTTGGTCATGTTCTCCGTACTCACACTCCCCTTCTCTAGaagttgggcttttttttggggaaaaaaaaaagatgttgttTCTCATGCTAATGACAAATGATAGCAGGAGTTACAGAAGGACCAAGGGAGGAGCTCTGTGGGGTTGCAGAGACTTCCTACCAACCACTGCGATAGGAACAGAAGTTTCCTTCCAAAACCAGGGTCCTGAGCCCTGTGCCATTTGGTCACTGTCACTAAAATACTGCAGAACAGTTGAGAAGTTGCTCAGCTCATACGAAAAATAGGGCATATTTGTCTCAGCCAGAGGATTTGATTTTATCGGCTAAGGGGATGAGGTTTGCATAGAACAGTATCTACTTTTATTGATGATGACAAGATCAGTGCTTCAAATCAGGCACTTTCAGGTTTCCAGTTTGCCCCAGTCAGAGGCCATGTCTCATTCTGACTGCCAGCATCACCTTGCATTTTTGTAGGAAGCCGAGGCAAAGTATTTACTCATTTCTAACCACCAAGGAGCTGGTTAGTCTCTCATTTCCAGTGGTTACAAACCAGCAGAAACCTGCAGGGCCATAATCCCTTTGATTTTTGTGAGTTGACTTCATATTGCTACCTGGCGTCAGTGAGAGCAGAATCGTgccatttaatattttacttttacaagACCTGTAGAACAGTTTATGGTGCTGcctcattttcttatttcaccTAAggagaaatacattaaaaatgtaatcaaTCATaagctgttctttttatttacGGTCAGTTAAAAACAAGTGTCTTTAATTCCCTGACACCAACAGTGTCTTCCAAgatttgttaagaaaaaaaataaattaaagaaaattatcaactccttttttaatatatttatattttataaatacaacGTTTCTACTTTTTATAATTATATTCATATTTGTCTTTAAGCTCGCAGAGTTTTTAAGGTCTTTTCTGTAGGCAGTGTTCATACATGGAGgggaaaagtgtatttttagtaACAGGATGTTTTGTGGTTGAGCATATATTAAGTTTCATGGACATTGCATGGACAATACAAAATTAAGTTtatattttaggaaaagaaggaaaactctCTTACAGACTGTAAAAGTGGTGTTAGGCTTGGTATCCCTGTTATGGTCTAAAACATGTGGTTCTATTTGCAGAAATCTctgaagcaatatttttttaaaaaacaatgtatTCTCCCATTGTAAGTTAATttttcagggaggaaaaaaaaaaaaaaaaacgaagGTGTTGTGAGCAATTCTCTTCTCATGCCTGCCAGGAAGAGCAGCCTGAGGCAGGACCTGTCTTGGAGAAGAAGAGCTTTGGTCTTCACTACCTGCAGCCACCGTCTCCAGTGCAGAGACTGTCTCAGGGGCTGTGGGATCTGGGGGCGGCTGAACTCAGTTCTGTAGGTTGAGCTGTGTTCATGCCAAAAGCTGTGGGTCCCCCAGGAGCCCCCTGAAGGTTCAGGTTCCATAGATGAAACATTACCTGCATTACCCAAGCCTCGTAAATGTCTCCTGCTGCCCCGCAGAGCCAGTGTTCTTGTTAATTTAACTGCCCACCCTTCCTTCCATCCACGCTGGTGGAAAGCTCGCATTAATTTTATTAGGAGCTGGAGCAAGACCGACGAGGGTGAGgatccagctgcagccccagccttgTAGCCCCAGTACACCAGCTCAGCCATGTGTAACGAAGCTAAGGGACCCAAGCTCTCAGGCAGGGTGCACTCAaacccccttttcttttccccttctctccttttAGTGAAGAACGCAAATTGCACGTCGGACTTTGAGGAATATTTCGCCAAAAGGAaactggaggaaggagatgggCATGCAGTCAGCATAGCGGAGTACCTGCAGCGCAGCGACACGGCCATTATTTACCCCGAAGCCCCTGAGGAACTGTCTCGCCTTGGCACTCCAGAGGCCAATGGGCAAGAAGAAAATGGTGAGGCTGTAATTCATTTTTAGCCAGTATCCTGACCTCGTGCAGCTGTTGCAATTATAAATGCACTACATGCCTGGGTGTTTACCTTAAAAATTGAAGAACAGCTGCAGCGGCATGGAATTTCATGAGCAAAGATTGGGGCTGTAATTTCAGTGTATTGTGATTTTTTAGTCAGCAAATTTGTATTATCTGGCGGGTGAACTGAAGAGCTGAATGTAAACGGGAGGAAGGCTGCTGCTCTAGCTGGAAGTTTGGGAAGTTTCAATAGAGTATTAATGCAACAAAAGATGGGGTAGCCGGCCTATTGCTCTCTGACACCTTGATAAATAATTGGAAAAGCATCAGTAGGAAGGATTCGGTCAATGGCATGAGTAACACAATGAGCTGGGGCTGGAATGCAAATCACAAATTGATcaggaaaagtatttcttaGTTTCCCAGCCGGTGAGGTCGGTGTGAGGAGCGCTGCCCATAATTAATTTCCTAGCGGGGTCCGGAGCGGGTCCTGTGAGTCTGCCGTGGGCGTGCGCGGGTGCCGGTGCCTCCCGCCGCCGGTTGGAAGCGCCGTCCCTCCCTCTCGGGCAGCAGATTGCAGCGATTCCTCTCATACCATCCTGGGCAATCAGCCCATGAGCTGCCATTGATTTGCTGACCTTTTGGCCTGCCTCTCTTTCCCCCCCCATCCCGGGGCGCAGACCTGCCACCTGGAACTCCAGATGCCTTCGCCCAACTGCTGACCTGCCCCTACTGCGACCGGGGCTACAAGCGCCTGACGTCCCTCAAGGAGCACATCAAGTACCGCCACGAGAAGAACGAGGAGAACTTCTCGTGCCCTCTCTGTAACTACACGTTTGCCTACCGCACCCAGCTCGAGCGGCATATGGTGACACACAAGCCAGGGACAGATCAGGTGGGGGGCTGGTTTTAagtgatttctttctgtaataacCCCTTAGAGAAACGATATTGCTTTGATTGGCaatcattattaatttttcatggcattttgAAGATGCAGATCTTTTAATGGTAATAGCTTTAATTGAGGTCTAAATGATTTTTTGATGGTCTCTTCTAATATGATTTAATAGTCTTATGTTCACGATCGAATGAGTGTGTTAATTTCTaatttagaaattttatttgcacTTTAACTTGACTTTAGTTTCGTTTTTATGTTCCTCAAAAAGTGAATGAAACTGTAGCATTTTAATTATACATTATTAAACATCTCAGcaattttaattccatttttcacCTAGTTTTACTTTGCAGTGTTGCAAATAGGAGCTCCAAGACATGCTAAAAGATCCgctaatattttttcattactttttgaGTAACCTTTTCAATCACGTGAAATTACGCGTATTTTGTATAATCGTTTGTTAAACATAATTACACATTTTCAGAATAACTCTTCCTATCCTACATATAGGCTATCGTTTGTGATTGTGCCACTAACGCATGCATGCACTAGAATTGTGGCATCACTGTCATTTGTATAGCCTGGCAGCGTATCTGCAATAAATCaaagcaggttttttcctcGATGTGATGCATGTAATATTATATCAGTGCTGCATTTAAGGAAATGCTGCGTATCGCAAACAGGTGACTGAGCTTCCCTGGTGCTCCTAAGCAGGCTGGCGACAGACCTGTGCCACAAAACTCTTTACCTACCAGCAGAAAGTCGGCTCTTGTCCTCGCCGGAGTATTACCTCTGAAAACCCGTCTCATGAAGGGCTGTAATGGAAACTCAAATGGCATGGTTAAAACTTAAATAAATAGATACCTGTGTTGTGCCATGTAATAAAGGCtttatgctgtatttatttttcttaaaaaacctgaaattcagGATCAGCTCTATTTCTTTTGGTAGGTTTTTCTCAGTGTAAGGCAAATTCAGTTAGGCAAACACACATCTAATCGCACGATTTTTGCAATTAGCATTTTTAAGAGAACCGTATCTTTTCCTTGATCTTAAATCAATTTAAATGATTCCAGAATGGTTTCTCCAGTTCTTTCCTTCCTCGTGGCTTTTCCAGTagacaaacacattttcacatatgtatttttcctaacctgatccaCCGTAAggttctttcttttgcttcGTATCATTAAAAACACcagggggaaaaaggagaaaaaaaaaccccgccTGGATATTTATCCAACGTAACTGCCTGAAATTTCACATGCGAGAGCGCGCTGGTACTGGCGCATTATGAATGGTAGCTTTGGTGTTGAAAAGTCCCCTCATTTGCTCATGGCATTTACAATTAGTAAATTAAAATGATTGTATCATATTAACAGTGGCACAACTAAAGTTTATAGTAGTCCTCGGAGGGCGATGGGGGGAGACAAAACagctgttgctgtttgtttatGCAACTCAGCAACATATGAGCGCGGGTCCCTCAATGGCGCGCGGCGGGCTGGGCTCTGCTTGATCTTTGAAGGTTGCTGCTGTTTGAACAAACCTCCCTGTGTCCCATGTAACACCATCTGTCTCGCCAGGAATGTGGGAAGAGGCAGCACACCCTCGCAGTTGTCATACCGTTTCGGTGCTGCCTTTCCACACaccccccttcttcccccaccccccccacccctttccccccccttcttGCTCCTGCAATAGGCTTTTGTGTCgtggctgcctgcagaaggctgACCTCCTACCTTGAGCATCCAGAATGGTTGGCTGCATTATTCTGAATAttctacattttttatttttttttttccccaaattcaAAGTCACGGGGCTTTTCTTGCTTGTTGCAAAAAGGTCAGCTGCCTTTGTATCTTTATGCCACTTTTAACTTTCAACTTTCCCTCGCCCCTTAGAAAGAGCACTGAGGGAAAACATGGCAAGGAAGGTAGCTCAGgtcttccctgctgctctgtgattttagaaaacatttccagcagcagctcatgcCGAAGACACAGTCTCTTCTGCTTGATAATGAATTAAATCTTACACGAAATGCCACTAACGACAGTGTTTCTGTCTTTCCTACACATGCagtaaacagaatttttaaacaagCCGAGTCCCACATGTTCAGAATCTGCTAGGAATATTAAGAGCCACAAATCTTCTTATAAAACAGTTTCTCTCATCGTAAGATACCTTAAAGCAACACATTTTTGATGAGAGACTTAGGAAATAATTCTAAAGCAAATATCGAATGCTCATGTGAAAGTACTTTCTCATTTGTTTCGGTTTACTGccaacattttgatttttattgcaACACTGATGAGACAAATAAATGTACATGCAGACCTTTTGGTCCGCTTGATAAATTCAGATccacattaattttgtttttgttttttaagctaGAAATTCATGGTTTCTCTTGCATAAAATTCATGttggtatctttttttttttaatttctttccctcccagcaccaAATGCTGACCCAAGGAGCAGGCAATCGCAAGTTCAAATGCACTGAGTGTGGCAAGGCCTTCAAATATAAACACCATCTGAAGGAACACCTGCGAATTCACAGTGGTGAGTAGCGGAGGTGCTGGTGTgctcatttgcattttgtttaattAGCTGAGTTTTAAAGACTGCTTAAAATTTACACAGTTCTGCTTCTGGCTTCTTGGAGCTACTAAGGTATTTTGTAAGTGATATCTGAGTCATCCTCATTTATCATGCTGTTAATACCACGGTCTCGCTGAAAGATTTGGAAATAGTAAAGCTTCCTGCAAATAATATAGATTGTTTGTTCGGCAGTTTGAATCCAGAAGCGTTCGCTCATTTCTGTGCAGTCGGACCCTGAAGAGACCATTATATTTTCCATAACACAAAGTCCCCCCAAGTGAAATACAGCCCATGTTCTCAGATAACAAGTAAGCGCAAAGCGCCTCATGTTGAATGACTGGTGCGTTTTGGCTCTCCTGCTTGATGCAGCAGTCGGCACACGGAATGCCACTGGGCTCTGTCCAGGAACAAACCTCCAGCAATGCTGATGTGGAGGTTCTAACATCAGGACTCAGGTTCTCCTACCATAttaatttccagtgaaaattcCTGgtttttggaagggaaaaaccACAATCAAATTTGAACAGTCTGGAACTGATTTGAGTCCCTTTGCCACAGGTTGCTTACTTGTGACTTGCAATGGTCAGTCTGGGACCAGTCTCACGCCTTGGTGGCTGTTGCCCGCTGGAGACCATGGGTCCAAACTGACCTCAAGACCCCTAGAAAGAGGAAGGTAAAGCAGTGGTGGTGTGTGGCCGTATTCATAGACTTAATATTCTCCTCACTGCTCAGTCGAGTATCAAATGCGATCGCTTGCCGTTATAGCAGCAAAAATGATAATTaacatttggttttaattatcATTTTAGGTGAAAAACCATATGAGTGTCCAAACTGCAAGAAACGTTTCTCCCATTCTGGCTCCTACAGTTCGCACATCAGCAGCAAGAAGTGTATTGGTTTAATCTCTGTAAATGGCAGAATGAGAAACAATATCAAGACGGGTTCTTCTCCTAATTCTGTATCTTCCTCTCCTACTAATTCAGCCATTACACAGCTGAGAAATAAGCTGGAGAATGGCAAACCACTTAGTATGTCTGAACAAACAGGcctactgaaaattaaaacagaacCACTAGATTTCAATGAATATAAGGTTCTTATGGCCTCACATGGGTTTAGTGCAACTAGTCCTTTTATGAATGGTGGACTTGGAGCAACCAGCCCCTTAGGAGTTCATGCGTCTGCTCAAAGTCCAATGCAGCACTTAGGTGTAGGGATGGAAGCACCATTGCTTGGGTTTCCTGCGGTAGGCAGTAATTTAAGTGAGGTGCAGAAGGTCCTACAGATTGTGGATAACACGGTTTCCAGGCAGAAGATGGACTGCAAGGCTGAAGAGATCTCCAAGTTGAAGGTTTACCATATGAAGGATTCATGCTCTCAAGCTGAGGAACAAGGAGTTACCTCCCCCAATATTCCCCCCGTGGGTCTTCCAGTAGTAAGTCATAATGGTGCCACTAAAAGTATTATTGACTATACATTAGAGAAAGTCAATGAAGCCAAAGCTTGCCTCCAGAGCTTAACCACAGACTCGAGGAGGCAGCTCAATAACATTAAGAAAGAGAAGCTGCGAACCCTAATAGACCTGGTAACTGAAGACAAGATGATAGAGAACCATAATGTATCCACTCCATTTTCATGCCAGTTCTGTAAAGAAAGCTTTCCTGGTCCCATTCCGTTGCATCAGCATGAACGTTACCTGTgtaaaatgaatgaagaaatcAAGGCAGTCCTTCAGCCTCATGAGAACATGGTTCCCAACAAACCTGGAGTGTTTGATAAGCAAACCCTCTTGCTGTCATCAGTACTTTCTGAGAAAGGAATGACTAGCCCCATCAACCCATACAAGGACCACATGTCTGTACTTAAAGCATATTATGCTATGAATATGGAACCCAACTCTGATGAACTACTGAAAATTTCCATTGCTGTTGGCCTTCCTCAGGAATTTGTGAAGGAATGGTTTGAACAAAGAAAAGTCTACCAGTATTCAAGTTCCAGGTCACCATCACTGGAAAGGGCCAGTGCCAAGGTGGCGCTGGCTGCCACCAACAACACTCCCACTAAAGACTCTTTGTCAGCCAGATCTCCAATAAAGCCTGTGGACTCTATAACTTCACCATCTATAGCTGAACTCCATAACAGTGTTACTAATTGTGATACTCCTCTCAGGCTAACAAAACCTCCTCATTTTACCAATATTAAGCCAGTTGATAAATTGGACCACTCCAGGAGCAATACTCCTTCTCCTTTAAATCTTTCTTCCACATCTTCTAAAAACTCCCACAGTAGTTCTTACACTCCAAACAGTTTCTCTTCTGAGGAGCTTCAGGCTGAGCCTTTGGACTTGTCTTTACCAAAACAAATGAAGGAACCCAAAAGTATTATAgccacaaagaacaaaacaaaatctaatAGTGTAAATTTAGAACACAACAGTGTTTCTTCATCATCTGAAAACTCAGATGAGCCACTGAACTTGACTTTTATCAAGAAGGAGTTTTCTAATTCAAATAATCTGGATAAAAGCACTAACCCAGTATTTGGTATGAACCCATTTAGTGCCAAACCTTTATACACAACACTTCCACCACAGAGCGCTTTTCCCCCAGCCACTTTTATGCCACCAGTCCAGACCAGTATTCCTGGGCTGCGACCATACCCAGGACTAGATCAGATGAGCTTCCTACCACATATGGCCTATACTTACCCAACTGGAGCAGCTACTTTTGCCGATatgcagcaaaggagaaagtACCAGCGGAAACAAGGATTTCAGGTAAATTGTTGCaacccttttcttttaaaaggcttGAATTTAGTATTTTGTGATATAACctttaccaaaagaaaaaagcccagagCTATATTCAACATTTCCAACAATATTAGCAGAGTTTATTTTAGTCTGAACTTGCAAAGATGCACTGCAgtataggaaaagaaaagggaattaCCTCAAAAGAACCTCTGCTTGGATTAGAAGCAGGATCAATGCCTTTGAATAGGCATAACACTTACGGTTTTATTCTGTGAAGAGCTCACCTGTTTCTTATTAGAATTGTATCTAAATTATAATAATGATATTGATGATGAAGTCCATGAAAAATCCCATCCTGCAGaataaaacccaccaaactTTGTGGGGAAGCTGACCTTTGCAGGGCATAACTACGTTTCCCCACGGGGAAAAGGAGCAGTGGGAGACCCCTTAGGAAACACCTTGACACTTGGACGCAAAGCTGTGTCCCTCTAAGCAGAGGTCCCTATGGCCTTGGAGCAGCTCTGTTCCATCGAAAGCCCTCAAAGCTTCCTTCTCCATGTTTTATTGTGGATCGTTCACCCACTGTGCACGGGAAAGGCGTTCTCTCTTCTCATGAATACCTGGGGGATGAGACACGTTGGGGTGTTGCTTCACCGTTGCCCCTTTCTTCAGCTCAACTACTGCCCTTCCCAGAATACCAGTCCTCTAATCCTGCCAGTCATCTggaacagctttgaaaaaccCCAGAGATtaagcaaaattatttggagAGGTAGCAGCCAAGGCCCTTAATCACAAACAAAGTATTTGCCTGGACTTGTAATCTGGGTCAGCACTTCTTCCTGCCTGGGAATAGCCTTCAATCCTTTTCTCAGGTGGTCCCAGAACCAACATAGGAGTAGAAAAAGACTTCACCGCTTGCGTGCCTACAGCAAAGAGCTGCTCTACAGAAGTCACATACATTTATAGCTTTTTGCCGGATGTTTTCAGATATAATGTACAGAGTTTAGTTAAATGAGATTAACTGATtatagattaatttttattttttttttttacatttgtgcATGTTCCCCTATGTCCTATTATGGTCTATTAGTAATTTTACTGACTAGTAAATCTTTTATAGTTTCAAATGTGAAAATCAGGTATGGTTTTACATTACAGGCTGTAATCCTTCTTTGCACAATAGGAGCATAAATAGCACTGCACCTCCATAACAGCTGTTCCACTATTCCAATTTACAGTACATCTGCCCTCtttgtaaatgtatttaagCCTATTTAATCTTCTCTAATATTAATTAGTGCAAACCTAGTCTAAGAAAACTGAACTGTGTGATAGCAAATGGAAATGTATGTTATCATGCAAGTTTGCACTCTCTTTGGatcaagacaaaataaatatcaagaaatttaataatttactgATCCACATTCATTATTGCTTAATGCTGAAGGCTGTTTTAACATAGATAGAACATTGATAAAAAGTGTTATTAATATTCCCtatttcaaattacaaaattaaatataaaaatatagctTGAGGCCTTTAGTCGGGAGACATACATTTAAATGGATTGCATAATAATAACATTTGTACCTAAATataaaattcaattaaaacCTTTCTACAGATACGGAATATATCCaagtttcagtgttttgaagGGAATGATCTCTCAGCTGTTGCTTACACTTACCCCTTTTAAATACTGCAATACCTTCAGCCGTCCATGAAAAGCCtcccctttgctttttctggtccttgaaaatatttggtGCTGGTATGATAAATAGTGTCCGCTTGTGTAAATCATACGATTGCAGAGGGCTCAAAGCCAGAAAGTTGGTTCGAGGCATAGAAGTGGAAGGCTCCTCATTATTCCCATAGTTCCCATCAGCTGTAGTTTCACTGTCAATGGGTTCCTAAGCTAAGAGGGACCCCCACCTTAAGCAGACATGATTTTAACTTTTCTGGGGTGGTTGATTCCTCTGTGAGAA
The DNA window shown above is from Falco naumanni isolate bFalNau1 chromosome 8, bFalNau1.pat, whole genome shotgun sequence and carries:
- the ZEB2 gene encoding zinc finger E-box-binding homeobox 2 isoform X4, encoding MKQQIMADGPRCKRRKQANPRRKNVVNYENVVETGSETDEEDKLHIAEDESAINTLDQETSPASVPNHESSPHVSQATLPREEEEDEMRESGVDHTWHNNEILQASVDGPEMKEDYDTMGPEATIQTTGNNGTVKNANCTSDFEEYFAKRKLEEGDGHAVSIAEYLQRSDTAIIYPEAPEELSRLGTPEANGQEENDLPPGTPDAFAQLLTCPYCDRGYKRLTSLKEHIKYRHEKNEENFSCPLCNYTFAYRTQLERHMVTHKPGTDQHQMLTQGAGNRKFKCTECGKAFKYKHHLKEHLRIHSGEKPYECPNCKKRFSHSGSYSSHISSKKCIGLISVNGRMRNNIKTGSSPNSVSSSPTNSAITQLRNKLENGKPLSMSEQTGLLKIKTEPLDFNEYKVLMASHGFSATSPFMNGGLGATSPLGVHASAQSPMQHLGVGMEAPLLGFPAVGSNLSEVQKVLQIVDNTVSRQKMDCKAEEISKLKVYHMKDSCSQAEEQGVTSPNIPPVGLPVVSHNGATKSIIDYTLEKVNEAKACLQSLTTDSRRQLNNIKKEKLRTLIDLVTEDKMIENHNVSTPFSCQFCKESFPGPIPLHQHERYLCKMNEEIKAVLQPHENMVPNKPGVFDKQTLLLSSVLSEKGMTSPINPYKDHMSVLKAYYAMNMEPNSDELLKISIAVGLPQEFVKEWFEQRKVYQYSSSRSPSLERASAKVALAATNNTPTKDSLSARSPIKPVDSITSPSIAELHNSVTNCDTPLRLTKPPHFTNIKPVDKLDHSRSNTPSPLNLSSTSSKNSHSSSYTPNSFSSEELQAEPLDLSLPKQMKEPKSIIATKNKTKSNSVNLEHNSVSSSSENSDEPLNLTFIKKEFSNSNNLDKSTNPVFGMNPFSAKPLYTTLPPQSAFPPATFMPPVQTSIPGLRPYPGLDQMSFLPHMAYTYPTGAATFADMQQRRKYQRKQGFQGELLDGTPDYMSGLDDMTDSDSCLSRKKIKKTESGMYACDLCDKTFQKSSSLLRHKYEHTGKRPHQCQICKKAFKHKHHLIEHSRLHSGEKPYQCDKCGKRFSHSGSYSQHMNHRYSYCKREAEEREAAEREAREKGHLEPTELLMNRAYLQSITPQGYSDSEERESMPRDGESEKEHEKEGEDGYEKLGRQDGDEEFEEEEEESENKSMDTDPDTIRDEEETGDHSMDDSSEDGKMETKSDHEEDNMEDGM
- the ZEB2 gene encoding zinc finger E-box-binding homeobox 2 isoform X5, translated to MRESGVDHTWHNNEILQASVDGPEEMKEDYDTMGPEATIQTTGNNGTVKNANCTSDFEEYFAKRKLEEGDGHAVSIAEYLQRSDTAIIYPEAPEELSRLGTPEANGQEENDLPPGTPDAFAQLLTCPYCDRGYKRLTSLKEHIKYRHEKNEENFSCPLCNYTFAYRTQLERHMVTHKPGTDQHQMLTQGAGNRKFKCTECGKAFKYKHHLKEHLRIHSGEKPYECPNCKKRFSHSGSYSSHISSKKCIGLISVNGRMRNNIKTGSSPNSVSSSPTNSAITQLRNKLENGKPLSMSEQTGLLKIKTEPLDFNEYKVLMASHGFSATSPFMNGGLGATSPLGVHASAQSPMQHLGVGMEAPLLGFPAVGSNLSEVQKVLQIVDNTVSRQKMDCKAEEISKLKVYHMKDSCSQAEEQGVTSPNIPPVGLPVVSHNGATKSIIDYTLEKVNEAKACLQSLTTDSRRQLNNIKKEKLRTLIDLVTEDKMIENHNVSTPFSCQFCKESFPGPIPLHQHERYLCKMNEEIKAVLQPHENMVPNKPGVFDKQTLLLSSVLSEKGMTSPINPYKDHMSVLKAYYAMNMEPNSDELLKISIAVGLPQEFVKEWFEQRKVYQYSSSRSPSLERASAKVALAATNNTPTKDSLSARSPIKPVDSITSPSIAELHNSVTNCDTPLRLTKPPHFTNIKPVDKLDHSRSNTPSPLNLSSTSSKNSHSSSYTPNSFSSEELQAEPLDLSLPKQMKEPKSIIATKNKTKSNSVNLEHNSVSSSSENSDEPLNLTFIKKEFSNSNNLDKSTNPVFGMNPFSAKPLYTTLPPQSAFPPATFMPPVQTSIPGLRPYPGLDQMSFLPHMAYTYPTGAATFADMQQRRKYQRKQGFQGELLDGTPDYMSGLDDMTDSDSCLSRKKIKKTESGMYACDLCDKTFQKSSSLLRHKYEHTGKRPHQCQICKKAFKHKHHLIEHSRLHSGEKPYQCDKCGKRFSHSGSYSQHMNHRYSYCKREAEEREAAEREAREKGHLEPTELLMNRAYLQSITPQGYSDSEERESMPRDGESEKEHEKEGEDGYEKLGRQDGDEEFEEEEEESENKSMDTDPDTIRDEEETGDHSMDDSSEDGKMETKSDHEEDNMEDGM